One segment of Anatilimnocola aggregata DNA contains the following:
- a CDS encoding sialidase family protein: MSHLFQAVRFPTVLALALAVTHLSSASLSGEDQPILIAKAVSGHVHPSIGRTKDGTLIVVYKGANVLMRSRSLDGGQTWEEPVAIATSAKRPDSIREVKIFEVYPGTVDVLPDDRVLVTWNYIADDKAKDGYYERALLYSISADRGLTWSDQALIGPVDGKHLGAVRHNVLPWSDGRWLLPLRVGPPRLFDPKTGELTTFSIMGPDGNQRSFQQIVRTPKGTLLAMCPVMYRSTDEGKTWQLAEGFRSVTDTDTAEGRYLTVLNDGRLLVTFGVGTANLGLSYNFSADDGVTWNNEQTVVLLPERKIAARYYSARTIQLDDKYVGTVFVSGGVSYLRVPIDSVAKK, from the coding sequence ATGTCTCACCTGTTTCAGGCAGTCCGTTTCCCCACAGTGCTGGCATTAGCTTTAGCGGTAACGCATTTAAGTAGTGCGTCACTAAGCGGTGAAGATCAGCCCATCCTCATTGCCAAAGCTGTGTCAGGGCACGTTCATCCTTCGATTGGTCGAACTAAGGATGGCACGCTGATTGTGGTCTACAAGGGAGCCAACGTGCTGATGCGAAGTCGTTCGCTCGATGGCGGACAAACTTGGGAAGAGCCGGTTGCCATCGCCACGTCGGCCAAACGGCCCGACTCGATTCGCGAAGTCAAAATTTTCGAAGTTTATCCTGGTACGGTCGACGTTTTGCCAGACGATCGAGTGCTCGTCACCTGGAACTACATCGCCGACGACAAAGCCAAAGACGGCTACTACGAGCGAGCTTTGCTCTATTCGATCAGTGCTGACCGAGGACTTACGTGGAGCGATCAGGCTCTGATTGGCCCCGTCGACGGTAAGCATTTGGGGGCAGTGCGGCACAACGTCCTGCCGTGGAGTGATGGCCGCTGGTTGCTGCCGCTGCGCGTTGGTCCGCCCCGCTTGTTCGATCCTAAAACGGGCGAGCTAACCACCTTTTCGATTATGGGTCCCGATGGCAACCAAAGGTCTTTTCAGCAAATCGTCCGCACCCCCAAGGGAACATTGCTGGCCATGTGCCCGGTGATGTACCGTTCGACGGACGAAGGAAAGACCTGGCAACTGGCCGAAGGTTTTCGTTCGGTTACCGACACCGACACAGCCGAAGGACGCTACTTGACGGTGCTCAACGACGGACGTTTGCTAGTCACGTTTGGCGTGGGGACGGCCAATCTGGGGCTGAGTTATAATTTCTCGGCTGACGATGGCGTCACTTGGAACAACGAACAGACGGTGGTCTTGCTCCCCGAACGAAAGATCGCGGCCCGCTATTATTCCGCGCGTACGATTCAACTCGACGATAAGTATGTCGGAACCGTGTTCGTAAGCGGCGGCGTCTCCTACCTGCGAGTCCCCATCGACAGCGTGGCCAAAAAGTAA
- a CDS encoding DUF2934 domain-containing protein — MSESFDATERIRQAAYQRWLDGGRRDGTAAEDWLSRKINSLKKP; from the coding sequence ATGTCAGAGTCTTTTGATGCAACCGAACGAATCCGCCAAGCGGCTTATCAGCGCTGGCTTGACGGCGGGCGACGCGACGGGACCGCTGCGGAGGATTGGTTATCGCGGAAAATCAACTCGCTGAAGAAGCCGTAA
- a CDS encoding DUF2341 domain-containing protein has product MWILTTPEGANLPAKATVEDFPLLVRLHKDFFDFSQAKSAGDDLRFSSSSGEALAYQIEQWDATQGTAAVWVRVPKITGNSRQELKLHWGNSNAVSASSGPAVFNATNGYVGVWHMNHPVHDDVGTLASTDTGTTSTPGVIGNARHFPGGKGVFGGDKIPNYPAGASSHSTEAWFRVERPNSTIIGWGNEGGGRGSKVRMLFRSPPHIRIDSDFSDVRSDSRLPLNEWIHVVHTYDREDGRIYINGQLDGSAKPLLNIKSPGRLWLGGWYHNYDFVGDLDEVRVSQVARSADWVRLQYENQKPQQSLVGLLVQPGAEFSVSESKLKIAEGRGQTLTAKVGGAQKVFWILKSGEEETIVATDRLSVPFLAGRVVGDQQQILQLRAIYPTEVKTQNVEISVSEAIPEPIFKLTAPANWDGRRPLEIVPQIENLAAMQTQGAGQLTFAWSVDDVAVIKEVVPGKLKLKRALGSGPLRISVAIDNGGAKSQQSTTVTIKEPAGSQDAWAVKPQTASEQPVDNQFYSRDYRNPDGKRFGNLVYSGVLANEADSVFLRVFADDKLIATETTKVTADKTYSLSVRLSAGLIKYRTEFGAKIGDRETVLHTAANLVCGDAFLINGQSNADATDIGKEDPAFNSDWIRSFGSPASDPRNARANVWSNAVVRNRQGGQGQIGFWGMELARRLVEKEQIPICVINGAVGGTRIDQHQRNAVDPTDVTTIYGRLLWRVQQAKLTHGIRAVLWHQGENDQGADGPTGGFGWETYRPYFVDLAAAWKTDYPNLEQYYLFQIWPKACSMGINGSDNKLREIQRTLPSLFSNLHVMSTLGIQPPGGCHFPPAGYAEFARLISPLIEHQVYQHPVSSPITPANVTRVWFTSDQRDELALEFDQPITWADSLTSQFHLTGEPKKVEFGKTSGNRLTLKLKSPSLATRLTYLDSANWSPNNLLFGQNGIAALTFCDVPIEAK; this is encoded by the coding sequence ATGTGGATCCTGACGACGCCGGAGGGAGCGAACCTGCCTGCGAAGGCGACCGTCGAAGACTTTCCACTGCTCGTTCGTCTGCACAAGGACTTCTTCGATTTCAGTCAAGCGAAGTCAGCCGGCGACGATTTGCGATTTTCGTCGTCCAGTGGAGAAGCATTGGCCTACCAGATTGAACAATGGGATGCCACGCAGGGAACTGCCGCGGTGTGGGTGCGAGTTCCCAAGATCACCGGAAACTCGCGCCAAGAACTGAAGTTGCATTGGGGTAATTCGAATGCGGTGAGTGCGTCGAGTGGGCCCGCTGTGTTTAACGCAACGAATGGCTACGTCGGCGTGTGGCATATGAATCACCCGGTCCACGACGACGTCGGTACCTTGGCTAGTACCGATACCGGGACGACGTCAACGCCAGGAGTGATCGGCAACGCTCGCCATTTTCCCGGCGGTAAAGGTGTATTTGGCGGCGACAAGATTCCGAACTACCCGGCTGGTGCCAGTTCTCACAGCACTGAAGCATGGTTTCGAGTTGAGCGGCCTAATTCCACGATCATCGGCTGGGGTAACGAGGGTGGTGGCCGCGGTAGCAAGGTCCGCATGTTGTTTCGCAGTCCGCCGCACATCCGGATCGACAGCGACTTCTCGGATGTGCGCAGCGATAGTCGCCTGCCGCTGAACGAATGGATTCATGTCGTCCATACCTATGACCGCGAGGACGGCCGGATCTACATCAACGGCCAGCTCGATGGCTCTGCCAAACCATTGCTAAACATCAAGAGCCCCGGTCGGCTGTGGCTGGGTGGTTGGTACCACAACTACGACTTTGTGGGCGACCTGGATGAAGTTCGAGTTTCGCAAGTCGCACGATCGGCCGATTGGGTACGCCTGCAGTACGAGAATCAGAAGCCCCAGCAATCGTTGGTCGGCCTGCTGGTTCAGCCCGGTGCCGAGTTTTCTGTTTCCGAAAGCAAGCTCAAAATTGCTGAAGGTCGCGGCCAGACCTTGACCGCGAAAGTGGGCGGCGCGCAGAAGGTGTTCTGGATTCTTAAGTCGGGTGAAGAGGAAACGATCGTCGCTACAGACCGGCTCTCGGTTCCGTTCCTGGCAGGGCGAGTCGTTGGCGACCAGCAGCAGATTCTGCAACTGCGAGCGATTTATCCCACGGAAGTGAAGACGCAGAACGTTGAGATTTCGGTCAGCGAAGCCATTCCCGAGCCAATCTTCAAATTGACCGCTCCCGCGAATTGGGACGGCAGGCGGCCGCTGGAGATTGTTCCGCAGATCGAGAATCTGGCTGCCATGCAGACGCAGGGGGCAGGACAACTGACCTTTGCCTGGTCGGTCGACGATGTGGCGGTGATCAAGGAAGTTGTTCCGGGCAAGCTGAAGTTGAAACGGGCCCTGGGGAGTGGACCGCTAAGGATCTCTGTCGCAATTGATAATGGTGGCGCGAAGTCCCAGCAGTCGACAACCGTCACCATCAAGGAACCAGCAGGCAGCCAAGATGCGTGGGCAGTCAAACCGCAGACCGCCAGCGAACAGCCAGTGGACAACCAGTTCTATTCGCGCGACTACCGGAATCCCGACGGCAAGCGTTTCGGAAACCTGGTCTATTCCGGCGTCTTAGCGAACGAAGCAGATTCGGTGTTTCTGCGGGTCTTTGCCGACGACAAGCTGATTGCTACGGAAACGACCAAGGTAACCGCAGATAAAACATATTCGCTGTCAGTGAGATTATCCGCAGGGCTAATTAAATATCGCACCGAGTTTGGAGCAAAGATCGGCGATCGCGAAACAGTGCTGCACACGGCCGCCAACCTGGTTTGTGGCGATGCCTTTTTGATTAATGGGCAGTCGAATGCCGATGCCACCGATATCGGCAAAGAAGATCCCGCGTTCAACAGCGACTGGATTCGCAGTTTCGGCAGTCCAGCCAGCGATCCTCGCAATGCGAGGGCGAACGTCTGGAGTAATGCAGTCGTCCGCAATCGCCAGGGTGGCCAAGGGCAGATTGGCTTTTGGGGAATGGAACTCGCCAGACGGCTCGTCGAGAAAGAGCAAATTCCCATTTGCGTCATCAATGGTGCTGTGGGTGGAACTCGTATCGATCAGCATCAACGCAATGCCGTCGATCCGACCGATGTGACGACCATCTATGGCCGACTGCTGTGGCGCGTGCAGCAAGCCAAGCTTACGCACGGAATCCGCGCGGTCTTGTGGCATCAGGGAGAAAACGATCAAGGAGCCGATGGACCAACGGGCGGTTTTGGCTGGGAGACTTATCGTCCGTACTTTGTCGATCTGGCGGCTGCTTGGAAAACGGATTACCCCAATCTCGAGCAGTACTACCTGTTTCAGATCTGGCCCAAGGCCTGCTCGATGGGAATCAACGGTTCAGACAACAAGCTGCGCGAAATTCAACGAACGTTGCCGTCGCTATTTTCTAATCTACATGTCATGTCCACTCTTGGCATTCAGCCGCCTGGCGGCTGTCATTTTCCGCCCGCAGGCTACGCGGAGTTTGCCCGGCTCATTAGCCCGCTGATTGAACACCAGGTTTACCAGCACCCAGTTTCAAGTCCGATTACTCCTGCAAACGTAACGCGGGTTTGGTTTACGAGCGACCAGCGCGATGAACTTGCACTCGAATTCGACCAACCAATCACCTGGGCAGATTCCTTGACCAGCCAGTTCCATCTAACTGGCGAGCCGAAGAAAGTTGAGTTCGGTAAAACGAGCGGCAATCGGCTTACGCTCAAGCTGAAGAGTCCATCACTAGCGACGAGGTTAACCTATCTCGACAGCGCGAATTGGAGTCCCAACAATCTGCTCTTTGGGCAGAATGGAATTGCCGCCCTCACCTTTTGCGATGTGCCCATCGAAGCGAAGTAA
- the pyrE gene encoding orotate phosphoribosyltransferase: MFDKPALMDLVRQSALQVGDFTLASGKKSHYYLDCRKITLDSWGANLIADGMLELLGDPLPAAVGGMAIGADPITGAIITVAGRQGKRIKGFIVRKEAKQHGTGRDVEGPVTAGEEVVIVEDVVTTGGSSLAAIEKAEAFGLKIRGVLAIIDRLEGGRETLAARGYSLQTLLTIRDFGLEPVK, translated from the coding sequence ATGTTCGATAAGCCCGCCCTCATGGACCTCGTTCGTCAATCGGCTTTGCAAGTGGGCGACTTCACGCTCGCCTCAGGCAAGAAATCGCATTACTACCTCGATTGCCGCAAAATCACGCTCGACTCTTGGGGTGCGAATCTGATTGCAGACGGCATGCTCGAACTACTAGGGGATCCGCTCCCAGCTGCCGTCGGAGGTATGGCCATTGGCGCCGATCCTATCACGGGCGCCATCATCACTGTGGCGGGGCGCCAAGGTAAACGGATCAAGGGCTTTATCGTCCGCAAAGAAGCCAAGCAGCATGGCACGGGGCGCGATGTGGAGGGGCCCGTGACCGCTGGTGAAGAAGTGGTGATTGTCGAAGACGTGGTGACGACCGGTGGAAGTTCGTTGGCCGCGATTGAAAAAGCTGAAGCGTTTGGCCTGAAAATTCGCGGCGTCCTTGCGATTATCGATCGCCTGGAAGGTGGCCGCGAAACGCTCGCCGCACGTGGCTACTCGCTGCAAACATTACTTACGATTCGCGACTTTGGCCTTGAGCCCGTGAAGTAG
- a CDS encoding SDR family NAD(P)-dependent oxidoreductase, whose translation MKNPENLDSLRTVLITGGTSGIGQAIARAFAAEGCRVIATGVSPAEVAECQREFANQTQLAVKQLDVTDVVAIERLVGSLPRIDVLVNAAGVILRGQEHEPEMFARVIDINLNGAMRMAAACKSRLAESKGCVLNLASMLSFFGSGPAPAYSASKGGIAQLTKSLAISWATEGIRVNALAPGWIETKLTEPLRNDSNRSEKILARTPLGRWGKPEEVAPAAVFLCSPGASFITGVVLPVDGGYLIA comes from the coding sequence ATGAAGAACCCAGAAAATCTCGACTCGCTCCGGACGGTTCTCATTACTGGTGGAACCAGTGGAATCGGGCAGGCAATTGCCCGCGCGTTCGCAGCGGAAGGCTGTCGCGTCATCGCGACCGGAGTTTCACCCGCTGAAGTTGCCGAGTGCCAGCGCGAATTTGCCAATCAGACGCAACTGGCCGTGAAACAGTTGGATGTGACCGATGTCGTAGCCATCGAGCGACTCGTCGGTTCGCTGCCCCGTATTGATGTGCTGGTCAATGCCGCCGGAGTGATCTTGCGCGGGCAGGAACATGAGCCCGAAATGTTCGCCCGCGTGATCGACATCAACCTGAACGGTGCCATGCGAATGGCAGCGGCATGTAAGTCAAGACTGGCGGAAAGTAAGGGCTGCGTGCTGAATCTTGCCAGCATGCTCAGTTTTTTCGGCAGTGGTCCAGCACCAGCTTATAGTGCCAGCAAAGGTGGAATTGCCCAACTGACAAAATCACTGGCAATCTCGTGGGCGACGGAGGGAATTCGGGTCAACGCCCTTGCTCCAGGGTGGATCGAGACAAAATTGACCGAGCCGCTGCGAAATGACTCAAATCGTTCAGAGAAAATACTTGCCAGAACCCCTCTTGGGCGGTGGGGCAAGCCAGAAGAAGTAGCTCCAGCGGCCGTATTTCTTTGTTCGCCGGGAGCGTCATTCATCACGGGGGTTGTGCTACCTGTAGACGGGGGCTACCTCATTGCGTAA
- a CDS encoding MarR family winged helix-turn-helix transcriptional regulator, which translates to MPSAISLDDEIIVAIRRISQAVEGYSRYLWQEYGLTAPQLGALRELEKSPLATPGHIAEKLHVSPQTVAGILKRLEQRGLITRARVENDRRSFSLQLSEEGRRLSNEAPSLLRDQFRTELTRLQVWEATQILSTLQRVATMMSAEDVTDSAPYFTPSLEISNGEADDVASVGTNTANGKTKHATKSSLRA; encoded by the coding sequence GTGCCTAGCGCAATTTCTCTCGACGACGAAATCATCGTGGCCATTCGCCGCATCTCACAAGCGGTAGAAGGTTACTCTCGGTACCTCTGGCAAGAATACGGCTTAACCGCACCTCAATTGGGCGCGCTCCGCGAATTGGAAAAGAGCCCGCTGGCTACTCCGGGACATATTGCGGAAAAGTTGCATGTCAGCCCGCAGACCGTAGCTGGAATCTTGAAACGACTGGAACAGCGGGGATTGATTACCCGCGCCCGCGTCGAAAATGACCGTCGCAGTTTTTCGCTGCAACTGTCGGAAGAAGGTCGTCGGCTGTCCAATGAGGCACCATCCCTGCTTCGCGATCAGTTCCGCACGGAACTTACTCGCTTGCAGGTTTGGGAGGCGACACAGATTCTCTCGACCTTGCAGCGGGTTGCCACGATGATGAGTGCCGAAGACGTAACCGATTCGGCCCCCTACTTCACCCCTTCGCTAGAAATTAGCAACGGCGAGGCCGATGACGTGGCATCCGTTGGGACAAATACCGCTAACGGCAAAACCAAGCATGCGACCAAAAGTTCGCTGCGTGCTTAA
- the sucD gene encoding succinate--CoA ligase subunit alpha, with the protein MSILINKNTKVICQGITGKAGAFHTKGCKEYGTKMVGGVTPGKAGETVEGLPVFDTVIEAVEKTGANATMIFVPAAFTADAILEALDAGIKVIAAITEGVPVIDMIRVYEVIRRSDAVLIGPNCPGLITPGECKIGIMPGYIHKPGKIGIMSRSGTLTYEAVWQTTNLGLGQSTCVGLGGDPIVGTNYIDLFKRFQEDPQTEAILMMGEIGGTAEEEAAAFVKEHVTKPVAAFIAGRTAPPGRRMGHAGAIISGGKGTAAEKVAALQDAGIEIADSPATMGEAVARAIQKRKK; encoded by the coding sequence ATGAGCATTTTGATCAACAAGAACACTAAAGTCATTTGCCAGGGCATCACCGGCAAGGCTGGTGCGTTTCACACCAAGGGCTGCAAAGAATACGGCACCAAGATGGTCGGCGGTGTCACGCCGGGCAAAGCTGGCGAGACCGTCGAAGGTCTGCCGGTGTTCGACACCGTGATCGAAGCCGTCGAGAAGACCGGTGCCAATGCCACGATGATCTTCGTCCCCGCTGCCTTCACGGCTGATGCCATCCTCGAAGCGCTCGATGCGGGCATCAAGGTCATCGCCGCGATCACTGAAGGTGTGCCGGTCATCGATATGATCCGCGTTTACGAAGTGATTCGCCGCAGCGATGCGGTGCTGATCGGCCCTAACTGCCCCGGCTTGATCACTCCCGGTGAATGCAAGATTGGCATCATGCCGGGCTACATTCACAAGCCGGGTAAGATCGGCATCATGAGCCGCAGCGGTACGCTAACTTACGAAGCTGTTTGGCAAACGACTAATTTAGGACTTGGCCAGTCGACGTGCGTCGGTCTCGGTGGCGACCCGATCGTCGGCACCAACTACATCGACCTGTTCAAGCGTTTTCAGGAAGATCCGCAAACTGAAGCCATCTTGATGATGGGCGAAATCGGCGGCACCGCCGAAGAAGAAGCTGCCGCGTTCGTCAAGGAACACGTGACCAAGCCAGTCGCTGCGTTCATCGCGGGCCGGACTGCTCCGCCGGGACGTCGCATGGGGCACGCGGGTGCGATCATCTCCGGGGGCAAGGGAACGGCTGCCGAGAAGGTGGCTGCTCTTCAAGATGCCGGCATCGAAATCGCCGATAGCCCAGCCACCATGGGCGAAGCAGTGGCCCGCGCGATTCAGAAGCGCAAAAAGTAA
- the sucC gene encoding ADP-forming succinate--CoA ligase subunit beta, translating into MKIHEYQGKELFRKAGVAVLKGQVARTPEEAAAAFTALGGPIAVVKSQIHAGGRGKGTVKENPAQRGVQLVKSAEEAATVARNLIGNTLVTIQTGEEGKVVNQVFVEEGCKIARELYLGIVLDRAAAKPVLMVSTEGGVEIEKVAHDTPEKIFKEHFDPHAGLYPYQVRKLCYRLGIKGPSVASAEKFMRALCKLWVQLDCAMVEVNPLVVTEAGDLVALDAKVAFDDNAMFRHKDLLELRDLTEEDPAEVRASNTGLSYVKLDGSIGCLVNGAGLAMSTMDIIKLHGGEPANFLDVGGGANEAQVTEAFRIILSDSNVKGILVNIFGGIAKCSTIANAIVAASKAVGFTVPLVVRLEGTEVEEGKKILRESGVKLIAADGLTDAAKKIVEAAKSA; encoded by the coding sequence ATGAAAATTCACGAATACCAAGGCAAAGAACTGTTTCGCAAAGCTGGCGTCGCCGTGCTCAAGGGGCAAGTGGCCCGCACGCCTGAAGAGGCAGCAGCTGCGTTCACCGCCCTGGGCGGACCGATCGCCGTGGTGAAGTCGCAAATCCATGCCGGCGGTCGCGGCAAGGGAACCGTCAAGGAAAACCCAGCGCAGCGCGGCGTGCAACTGGTCAAGTCAGCGGAAGAAGCTGCTACCGTTGCTCGCAATTTGATTGGCAACACGCTGGTTACGATTCAAACTGGCGAAGAAGGCAAAGTCGTCAATCAGGTCTTCGTCGAAGAAGGCTGCAAGATCGCCCGCGAATTGTACCTGGGCATCGTCCTTGACCGCGCCGCGGCCAAGCCCGTGCTGATGGTTTCAACCGAAGGTGGCGTGGAAATCGAGAAGGTGGCACACGACACCCCCGAAAAGATCTTCAAAGAACATTTCGATCCCCACGCTGGTCTGTATCCCTACCAAGTTCGCAAGCTCTGCTATCGCCTGGGCATCAAGGGCCCAAGCGTCGCCAGCGCTGAGAAGTTCATGCGGGCCCTCTGCAAGCTGTGGGTTCAACTCGACTGTGCGATGGTCGAAGTCAACCCGCTCGTCGTGACAGAAGCGGGCGACCTGGTCGCGCTTGATGCCAAGGTGGCTTTCGACGACAACGCGATGTTCCGCCACAAGGACTTGCTCGAACTCCGCGATTTGACCGAAGAAGATCCGGCCGAAGTTCGCGCCAGCAACACTGGCCTGTCGTACGTCAAGCTCGATGGCAGCATTGGTTGCCTCGTCAATGGTGCTGGCCTCGCGATGTCGACGATGGACATCATTAAGCTGCACGGTGGCGAACCAGCGAACTTCCTCGATGTCGGTGGCGGTGCCAACGAAGCTCAGGTGACTGAAGCTTTCCGCATTATTCTGTCGGATAGCAATGTGAAGGGGATTCTGGTCAACATCTTTGGCGGCATCGCCAAGTGCTCGACGATCGCCAACGCAATTGTGGCAGCCAGCAAAGCGGTCGGCTTCACCGTGCCGCTGGTGGTTCGCCTCGAAGGGACCGAAGTCGAAGAAGGCAAGAAGATCCTTCGCGAGAGCGGCGTCAAGCTGATTGCGGCTGACGGCCTGACCGACGCGGCGAAGAAGATTGTCGAAGCGGCCAAGAGTGCCTAA
- a CDS encoding HAD family hydrolase, translating to MTIQSVSESRRHFLASAASLLAAVQLPVASAQEATGEPVANANDDPLPSWNKCAARTDILDFVACATDADCPNFIPPAERIAVFDNDGTLWCEQPVYVQMQFVFDRVRQQAAQHPEWKTAEPFAAVLRHDIKALAAAGEKGMLQLLAATHTGMTTADFEQIVTQWLATARHPKFDRPYTELVYQPMLEVLAFLRSKGFKAYIVSGGGIEFMRPFTERVYGIPPEQVIGSSGKLKYELRDAEPVLMRLAELDFVDDKTGKPVGIQKLIGRRPVFAFGNSDGDYEMLRWTTAGKGSRIGLIVHHTDAEREYAYDRDSHVGRLARALDEAPDRGWSVVDMRRDWKTIFPPVAK from the coding sequence ATGACCATTCAGTCTGTTAGTGAAAGCCGACGTCACTTCCTCGCGAGTGCAGCCTCACTGCTGGCTGCAGTTCAGCTGCCGGTTGCCAGTGCGCAAGAGGCAACAGGAGAACCGGTTGCCAATGCGAATGATGATCCGCTGCCATCCTGGAATAAGTGTGCCGCGCGCACGGACATCCTGGACTTCGTGGCCTGCGCCACGGATGCTGATTGTCCGAACTTCATTCCACCTGCGGAGCGCATCGCGGTATTTGATAACGACGGCACGCTCTGGTGTGAACAGCCGGTTTATGTGCAAATGCAGTTTGTCTTCGACCGCGTCCGCCAACAGGCTGCGCAACATCCCGAATGGAAAACAGCGGAGCCATTTGCCGCAGTGCTGAGGCACGACATCAAGGCACTGGCAGCTGCTGGCGAAAAGGGAATGCTGCAGTTGTTGGCAGCAACTCACACAGGCATGACGACGGCCGATTTTGAGCAGATCGTGACGCAGTGGCTCGCCACTGCCAGACATCCCAAGTTCGACCGTCCGTACACGGAACTCGTCTATCAGCCGATGCTCGAAGTGCTGGCCTTTCTGCGCAGCAAGGGCTTCAAGGCCTATATCGTTTCAGGTGGCGGCATCGAGTTCATGCGCCCCTTTACTGAGCGCGTGTATGGAATTCCGCCCGAGCAGGTTATCGGCAGTTCAGGCAAACTCAAGTACGAACTGCGCGATGCTGAGCCGGTCCTCATGCGACTCGCAGAGTTGGATTTTGTTGATGACAAAACGGGGAAGCCGGTGGGCATTCAAAAACTTATCGGCCGGCGGCCGGTCTTCGCCTTTGGCAATTCCGATGGCGACTACGAAATGCTCCGCTGGACAACTGCGGGGAAGGGATCGCGCATCGGTCTGATCGTGCATCACACCGATGCGGAGCGAGAATACGCCTACGATCGAGATTCCCATGTCGGTCGCCTCGCGCGTGCTCTGGATGAAGCGCCCGATCGAGGCTGGTCCGTCGTCGATATGCGGCGGGATTGGAAAACCATCTTCCCGCCAGTCGCGAAATAG